In Melanotaenia boesemani isolate fMelBoe1 chromosome 1, fMelBoe1.pri, whole genome shotgun sequence, the genomic window CTGTGAGGATTCATGTGTTCTGTAAATCTTTATCATTTATTAACAGATCACCAACATGTAGTCAACCTACCTGCCCCAAACAGGTCATTGACAATTCCAACAACCTTCTCATCTGACATCTGGACATTGGAATTCTCATCCAGTTTCCTGTCGTCACAGTGATCAATGAGAGAGTCTGTAATATCCCGAATGTTGTtctgaaatgaaataattatgAAGTCTCAGTTAGTCTATAAGAAAATGACAACCAAAAAAAAGGACATGATTGAACTGAATTCTTATTACCAGAAGAGAGTGTTTTGTACCTTGTCAAAGGTGGTATAGTGCTCAGTGACGATCTTTTGAACAAAGCTGTTGAAGCGAGTGTTGAGCTCAACGAACCTCTTCATTGATTTCATGGGCAGGTACTGCAGAGCAGGGATGAAATCAGCTGGGTTGCCACTGCCTGTCACCTGGACAAAATCTTCAGATAGGTTCACCAAGCCAAGCAGCTCCTGGTCATTGTGGTTGTAACGTCGGCCGAAGCACATGCCACAGATCACATTGGCAACAGAGACAACAATGTAGCGAAAAGGGTCGAAGCTGCCTTCAGTCTTCATGACAGTGTCAAGCTCTTTGATTAGACACTCAGCCTCTTTGCAGATGTGCTCCTCAAGCACACAGGAGTACTCTGAGGTTGTGCCCTCCAGGGTGGAGAAGGAGCGCAGGGCGCTGTAGGCCAGTTTTCTGCGCGCCCTCCAGACGCCATTTTGGTCTGTGCTGAAAGCCATGCTCTTGCCATCATTAATGAAACGGAAGCTGTACAGGTCTGGCCTGCCAGCAAAGTCGTCCCCTTGCTTGATAAGAGCCTGTCGAACAGTTTCACTGCCACTCAGAATGACAACAGGGCGCATGCCGATCTGTATCTTGAAGACGTCACCATAGCGTTTGCTCATTTCAGTCAGGCTCAGGTAGGGTTTGCTGCCCAGATCCAGCAAATTCCCAATGATAGGCAGTGATTTGGGGCCAGGAAGCTGACGAAAACCGTCAGGGATCTCAGTACGGAAGTGCTTGAGGGTCAGGTAGACCAGACAAAGTGTTGTAATGGCTATTAAACCCTCAAACACTGATAGTGCTCCAATGAATGGCAGTATCATTAATGCcatgatgatttttttctttttttttttcctgctttttgctCAACCTG contains:
- the LOC121636125 gene encoding cytochrome P450 1A1 codes for the protein MALMILPFIGALSVFEGLIAITTLCLVYLTLKHFRTEIPDGFRQLPGPKSLPIIGNLLDLGSKPYLSLTEMSKRYGDVFKIQIGMRPVVILSGSETVRQALIKQGDDFAGRPDLYSFRFINDGKSMAFSTDQNGVWRARRKLAYSALRSFSTLEGTTSEYSCVLEEHICKEAECLIKELDTVMKTEGSFDPFRYIVVSVANVICGMCFGRRYNHNDQELLGLVNLSEDFVQVTGSGNPADFIPALQYLPMKSMKRFVELNTRFNSFVQKIVTEHYTTFDKNNIRDITDSLIDHCDDRKLDENSNVQMSDEKVVGIVNDLFGAGFDTVSTALSWSVMYLVAYPDVEKRLFEEIKENVGLDRFPVLSDRNKLPLLEAFILELFRHSSYLPFTIPHCTTKDTSLNGFFIPKDTCVFINQWQINQDPELWKDPSSFNPDRFLNSDGTEVNKLEGEKVMLFGLGKRRCVGEVIARNEVFLFLAILIQNLQFQKLPGKPLDMTPEYGLTMKHKRCQLKVAMRVKNKQ